From the Nitrospira sp. genome, the window GTCCACCAAGTGGTGGAGTTTCAGTACGTACATGTAGCCCACGGTGACCGGACTGGCAAAAGTCTCTCCGGTTCGCCCGTCCACCAATGTGCTTTGCCCGCTCGGCGGCAATTTTGCCTTGATGAGCAGATCCTTGATTTCTTTTTCAGACGCCCCGTCGAATACCGGGCTTGCCACCTTGATCCCCAGCGCCTTGGCCGCCCACCCGAGGTGAGTCTCCAAGATCTGCCCGACGTTCATACGTGAGGGCACGCCGAGAGGATTCAGCACGATTTCGACTGGTGTGCCGTCCGGCAAATAGGGCATATCCTCTTCCGGCAACACGCGCGACACGACACCCTTGTTTCCATGTCGTCCCGCCATCTTGTCGCCGACCTGAATCTTGCGCTTCATCGCGACATACACCTTCACCAGCTTGATCACGCCGGGAGGCAATTCGTCGCCGCGCTTCAGACGGCCGACCTTTTCGTCGTACAGCGTCTGGAGAATCTCGATCTGTTCCTTCGCCCGCCGCTCCACATCCTCGAGTTCCTTCTGTTCATCCGGATCGCTCAGGATGATGTGGCGTACGGTGTCATCGGGCAACCGCTTGAGAATCTCGGCCGTCAGCTTGCCCTTCTTCTTCAGAATGACATCGCCGGTATCCGGATCCATCAAGTCGCGGCCGACCACTTTACCAAGCAAGAGCTTGCGAATCTTCTTCGTCTTCTCTTCATCGATGATGCGCAGCTCTTCATGATGATCGCGCTGCAACTTCATCTGGTCGTCGCTCTCAATGCTCTTGGAGCGCTCGTCTTTATCCAGCCCTTTGCGGGAGAAAATCTTAACGTCGACCACGATCCCTTCGACACCCGGAGGAACGGTCAACGAGGTGTCTTTCACATCGCCGGCCTTTTCTCCGAAGATCGCCCGGAGCAGCTTCTCTTCCGGCGTCAACTGCGTCTCGCCCTTCGGCGTGACCTTGCCGACCAGAATATCGCCCGGCTTCACTTCGGCGCCGATGCGAATGATGCCGCTCTCGTCGAGATTGCGGAGCGCTTCTTCTCCGATATTGGGAATATCGCGGGTCACCTCTTCCTTGCCCAGCTTCGTGTCCCGCGCTTCCAGCTCGAACTCTTCAATGTGAATAGACGTAAACGCGTCCTCACGAACCAGCTTCTCGCTCAAGAGGATCGCGTCTTCGAAGTTGTATCCACCCCAGGGCATGAAGGCCACCAGGATGTTCTTCCCCAACGCCAATTCTCCATGATCGATGGCCGGACCATCCGCCAGCACCTGCCCAACCTTCACGGGCTGTCCCAAGCGGACTACCGGCGTCTGGGTAATACAGGTGTTCTGGTTCGAGCGCTGGAACTTGATCAGGTCATACACGTCCAGACCTGAATCCTTCCCCTTGCGCCCTTCCTTCCCCTCAGCACGCACGACGATACGGGTCGCATCCACGCTCTCCACGACACCTGGGCGGCGTGCCTGCACGACGTAGCCTGAATCTCTGGCCACGACGGCTTCCATGCCGGTTCCGACGAGCGGTGAGTCGGACGTGACCAACGGCACCGCCTGACGTTGCATGTTGGATCCCATCAAGGCACGGTTCGCGTCGTCATGTTCCAAGAACGGAACCAACGCCGTCGCGACACTGACGACCTGCTTCGGCGACACGTCCATGTAGTCGATCTTGTCCGACGTCGCGGTGACAAAGTCTCCGCCATGACGCGCCGTAATCATTTCTGAGGTCAAACGCCCGCCGTTATCGACGGTCGAGTTGGCCTGCGCGATGAGATATTTATCGCCTTCGATGGCCGAAAGGAACTCGATCTCGTCGGAGACGCGCCCTTTCACGACCTTCCGATAGGGCGCCTCGATGAACCCGAACTGATTGATCCTGGCGTACGTTGCCAGAGACGTAATCAGACCGATGTTCGGACCTTCCGGCGTCTCAATCGGACAAATGCGGCTATAGTGAGACGGGTGCACGTCGCGAACTTCAAAACCTGCGCGTTCCCGAGTCAAACCGCCCGGACCGAGCGCCGACAAGCGGCGCTTGTGGGTGATTTCCGCCAAGGGATTTGTCTGGTCCATGAACTGCGACAACTGACTGCTGCTAAAGAATTCCTTCACGGCCGCAACGACCGGCTTGGCATTGATGAGATCGTGAGGAAGCACCGTCTCCATATCCAGGAGATTCATGCGTTCCTTGATGCTCCGCTCCATCCGCACAAGCCCGAGGCGGAATTGATTCTCCAATAGTTCCCCGACTGAACGCACA encodes:
- the rpoB gene encoding DNA-directed RNA polymerase subunit beta — encoded protein: MPETTLQEFVERKDYSRIRASIAIPDLIEIQKRSYEEFLQMEVEPERRKDQGLQAALASVFPIPDYNNTAVLEFSSYTLGTPKYDERECIEQGMTFAVPLKLRVRLVVFDKEDKGPRKKVLDVREQEVYVGELPLMTERGTFIINGTERVVVSQLHRSPGASFTHDKGRTHASGKVLYSARIIPYRGSWLDFEFDAKDILYVRIDRRRKMPTTILLKAFNFSSDDLLKMYYPVEEIRLVKGKLFRKLDADIHQGLRASVEVTEKGSKEPLVREGAKLTKGLIAKLKAAGVKEIPLTPEELVGRAILTEIVDAKKNKIAEKNQRLTAEIVEKILESDVEEFKVIYFDTATATPVILDTLEMEKIETKEEAMVEIYRRLRPGETPSVETARALFDNLFLNSKRYDLSPVGRLKLNSKLTLDLPLEQRTLTAQDIVEVIRYLVNLKMGKGDIDDIDHLGNRRVRSVGELLENQFRLGLVRMERSIKERMNLLDMETVLPHDLINAKPVVAAVKEFFSSSQLSQFMDQTNPLAEITHKRRLSALGPGGLTRERAGFEVRDVHPSHYSRICPIETPEGPNIGLITSLATYARINQFGFIEAPYRKVVKGRVSDEIEFLSAIEGDKYLIAQANSTVDNGGRLTSEMITARHGGDFVTATSDKIDYMDVSPKQVVSVATALVPFLEHDDANRALMGSNMQRQAVPLVTSDSPLVGTGMEAVVARDSGYVVQARRPGVVESVDATRIVVRAEGKEGRKGKDSGLDVYDLIKFQRSNQNTCITQTPVVRLGQPVKVGQVLADGPAIDHGELALGKNILVAFMPWGGYNFEDAILLSEKLVREDAFTSIHIEEFELEARDTKLGKEEVTRDIPNIGEEALRNLDESGIIRIGAEVKPGDILVGKVTPKGETQLTPEEKLLRAIFGEKAGDVKDTSLTVPPGVEGIVVDVKIFSRKGLDKDERSKSIESDDQMKLQRDHHEELRIIDEEKTKKIRKLLLGKVVGRDLMDPDTGDVILKKKGKLTAEILKRLPDDTVRHIILSDPDEQKELEDVERRAKEQIEILQTLYDEKVGRLKRGDELPPGVIKLVKVYVAMKRKIQVGDKMAGRHGNKGVVSRVLPEEDMPYLPDGTPVEIVLNPLGVPSRMNVGQILETHLGWAAKALGIKVASPVFDGASEKEIKDLLIKAKLPPSGQSTLVDGRTGETFASPVTVGYMYVLKLHHLVDDKIHARSIGPYSLVTQQPLGGKAQFGGQRLGEMEVWALQAYGAASTLQEFLTVKSDDVPGRSRMYEAIVKGEPFLEPGLPESFNVLVKELQSLGLDVELLKSQD